CTGGCGCTGTGCGGGGACCCCATCCCGGAGGACGAGTTCGCGGAGGAGTACGAGCGGCTCCAGCCGTTCTTCCAGGAGGTGGACCGCAGGGGCGAGCTCGTGACGTACTTCGAGGCGCTCACGGCGCTCGCGTACGTCTGGTTCGCGGACAAGCCGGTGTCGCTCGGCGTGTTCGAGGTGGGGATGGGAGGTACGTGGGACGCCACCAACCTGGTGGGGGGGGACGTCGCCGTGCTCTGCCCGATCGCCCTCGACCACCCGGAGCTGGGCTCGACGGTTCGGGACGTGGCGACGGAGAAGGCCGGGATCATCAAGGCGGGGAAGGTCGCGGTGTGCCGCGAGCAGCCCGCCGAGGCGCTCCGGGTGATCGAGGCCCGGTGCGCCGAGATGGAGTCGCGCCTGCTGCTGGAGGCCCGGGACTTCGCGCTGGCCGGCCGCCTCCAGGGCGTGGGTGGCCAGGTGATCGCCGTCCAGGGCCTCCACGCCAGGTACGAGGAGCTCCGCCTGCACATGTTCGGGGACCACGTCGCCAGGAACGCCGCTGCCGCCGTGGTGGCGGTGGAGGCCTTCCTGGACCGGGCCCTGGAGCCGGAGCTCGTGGAGAGCGCGCTGGCCGCCGCGACCTCGCCGGGACGTCTGGAGGTCCTGGGGCGCCGACCGTTGCTGGTGGTCGACGGCGCGCACAACCCGGCGGGAGCCGAGGCGCTGGCTCGGGCGGCGCGGGAAGCGTTCACCTGGAAGACACTCCACCTGGTCCTGGCCTGCTCGGCGAACAAGGACATCGACGGGATCGTCCAGGCCCTGGCACCGCTCGGCCCGCGCGTCCTCGCCACCCGCAACTCGAGCGCCCGGTCGGCGCCGGTGGAACGGGTCGCGACCGCCTGCCGGGCGGCCGGCCTGGAGACGCTGGAGCTCGATTCCGTGCCCGAGGCCATCGCGGCGGCCCGCGCGGAGGCGGACGAGCCCGACCTGATCCTGGTGACGGGCTCTCTCTATACTGTCGCGGACGCCCGCCGGGCGATCGTCACGACCATCACCGATGGCTGAACAGTCGACCCTGCTCATCGTGAAGCCGGACGCGGTTCGCCGCGGGCTGGTCGGCGAGATCCTGCGCCGGGCCGAGGCCAAGGGCCTCCGCATCGAGGAGATGCGCCTCATGCACATCGACCGCGAGCTGGCCGAGCGCCACTACGCGGAGCACACCGACAAGCCGTTCTTCGGCGAGCTGGTCGACTTCATCACCTCCGGCGACGTCGTGGTGGCGAAGCTGACGGGTGAGCAGGCCATCCCCGTCCTGCGGACGCTCATGGGCCCCACCAACCCGGCAACGGCCCCGCCGGGAACCATCCGGGGCGACTTCGGGACCGTCATCACCGAGAACCTGGTGCACGGGAGCGACGCTCCCGAGTCGGCCCAGCGGGAGTTGGAGCTCTTCTTCGGGTAGGTCGGGCGGGTCGAGCCCCGGGTGTTCAGCCCGGGTGTTCAGCCCGGGCGTTCAGCCCGGGCGTTCAGCCCGGGCGACGGAACGCCAGCACGGCGTTCTGGCCGCCGAACCCGAACGAGTTCGACAGCGCGAGCCGCACGTCCGCCTTCCGGGCTTCGTTCGGCACGTAGTCCAGGTCGCAGGCGGGGTCCGGCGTCCGGTAGTGGATCGTCGGCGGGAGCACGCCTTCCGACACCGCCAGCGCCGCCGCGGCCGCTTCCACCGCCCCGGCCGCGCCCGTCATGTGGCCGGTCATGGACTTGGTCGACGAGATCGGCACCTCGTGGGCGATCTCCTCGCCAAAGGCGGCCTTGATCGCGGCCGTCTCGGCCGCGTCGTTCAGCGGCGTGGACGTCCCGTGGGCGTTGATGTACCCGACCGCCTCCGGCGGCTCGCCGGCGTCGGCCAGCGCACGCGTGAGGGCCAGCGCCGCGCCGGACCCCGACGGCTCCGGTTGCGTGATGTGGTAGGCGTCCGCGGACGCCCCGTAGCCGGCCACCTCCGCGTACACGCGAGCCCGCCGGGCCTCCGCGAGGTCGGCTCGCTCCAGGACCAGGACGCACGCCCCCTCGCCCAGCACGAACCCGTCGCGATGGGCGTCGAAGGGGCGGCTCGCCGTCTCCGGATCGGGATTCCTGGTCAGCGCCTGCATCTGGGCGAACGCGGCCACGGTGAGGGGCATGATGGCTCCCTCGCTGCCCCCGGCCAGCACCACGTCGGCCAGTCCCTCCCGGATCATCCGGTAGGCCTCGCCGACGGCGTGGGCCCCGGCGGCGCACGCCGTGACCACCGCGAAGTTCGGACCCGTGACGCCGAAGCGCATGGCCACCTGTCCGGCCGCCGCGTTCGCCATGAGGCTGGGGACCATGAACGGGCTGACCCGGCCGGGACCCCGGGTCCGCATCACCTCGTACGCCGTGAGCAGGGACTCCAGGCCGCCCACCCCGGTGGCGATCACCACGCCGGTGCGCTCCCGGTCGAGGTCGGGCTTACCGGCGTCCTCGTGCGCCAGTTGGGAGGCGGCCACCGCGAAATGCACGAAGCGGTCGGTGTGGCGTGCCTCCTTGACCTCCATCCAGTCCGTCGGCGCGAAGTCCCGGACCTCCCCGGCCAGCTTGACCGGGAGGTCGGACGTGTCGAA
The Actinomycetota bacterium DNA segment above includes these coding regions:
- a CDS encoding Mur ligase family protein produces the protein MNFSEALADLEARQPERMVPDLSRITALAELLDHPERKYPTIHVTGTNGKTTTARLITALACEHGLSTGTYTSPHLHRVTERLALCGDPIPEDEFAEEYERLQPFFQEVDRRGELVTYFEALTALAYVWFADKPVSLGVFEVGMGGTWDATNLVGGDVAVLCPIALDHPELGSTVRDVATEKAGIIKAGKVAVCREQPAEALRVIEARCAEMESRLLLEARDFALAGRLQGVGGQVIAVQGLHARYEELRLHMFGDHVARNAAAAVVAVEAFLDRALEPELVESALAAATSPGRLEVLGRRPLLVVDGAHNPAGAEALARAAREAFTWKTLHLVLACSANKDIDGIVQALAPLGPRVLATRNSSARSAPVERVATACRAAGLETLELDSVPEAIAAARAEADEPDLILVTGSLYTVADARRAIVTTITDG
- the ndk gene encoding nucleoside-diphosphate kinase, which encodes MAEQSTLLIVKPDAVRRGLVGEILRRAEAKGLRIEEMRLMHIDRELAERHYAEHTDKPFFGELVDFITSGDVVVAKLTGEQAIPVLRTLMGPTNPATAPPGTIRGDFGTVITENLVHGSDAPESAQRELELFFG
- the fabF gene encoding beta-ketoacyl-ACP synthase II, whose protein sequence is MSQRSDAAPDSRPRVVVTGIGPVTPVGTGVDAFWSGLVEGRNGIGPIERFDTSDLPVKLAGEVRDFAPTDWMEVKEARHTDRFVHFAVAASQLAHEDAGKPDLDRERTGVVIATGVGGLESLLTAYEVMRTRGPGRVSPFMVPSLMANAAAGQVAMRFGVTGPNFAVVTACAAGAHAVGEAYRMIREGLADVVLAGGSEGAIMPLTVAAFAQMQALTRNPDPETASRPFDAHRDGFVLGEGACVLVLERADLAEARRARVYAEVAGYGASADAYHITQPEPSGSGAALALTRALADAGEPPEAVGYINAHGTSTPLNDAAETAAIKAAFGEEIAHEVPISSTKSMTGHMTGAAGAVEAAAAALAVSEGVLPPTIHYRTPDPACDLDYVPNEARKADVRLALSNSFGFGGQNAVLAFRRPG